From a single Ischnura elegans chromosome 7, ioIscEleg1.1, whole genome shotgun sequence genomic region:
- the LOC124162515 gene encoding uncharacterized protein LOC124162515 produces the protein MDASSHSRSRRPSAVAEAAALLAVLACLVPAAAAASRRAPLRTAPSAGSAALQDERMGNKEYSPSIIYPRMVLEVNESENERDGYAGGQDGETADDQNGMFGRLLATALSIPKSICKNMLNGVVSAIFGGAKTAGDDDAR, from the exons ATGGACGCGTCGTCGCATTCGCGGTCTAGGAGGCCATCGGCGGTGGCGGAGGCAGCCGCCCTCCTCGCCGTGCTCGCGTGCCTCGTCCCCGCCGCTGCCGCTGCGTCACGACGGGCGCCCCTGAGGACAGCGCCCTCGGCGGGGAGCGCCGCATTGCAAGATGAG AGAATGGGAAACAAAGAATATAGTCCATCAATAATATATCCAAGGATGGTTTTAGAAGTCAACGAATCAGAAAACGAGCGAGATGGTTACGCCGGTGGACAAGACGGGGAAACGGCTGATGATCAGAATGGAATGTTTGGTCGACTACTGGCAACAGCCTTATCG ATTCCGAAGTCCATATGCAAGAACATGCTGAATGGTGTGGTTTCGGCCATATTTGGGGGAGCTAAAACTGCCGGTGATGACGACGCAAGATGA